One segment of Deltaproteobacteria bacterium DNA contains the following:
- a CDS encoding outer membrane lipoprotein carrier protein LolA, with translation MTIRFCRLGLLMLPVLLLLSLLSSPAVALTPQEVVAQVQQKYDITGAFKAYFRQVSSRRASGATDTAEGWVYFRKPCQMRWEYLNPPGQRKEVIADGQQVWIYIPQDHMVWVYPLAQVMRSDLVMRFFSGMGNLQQDFTIAWRRPYREGVPLKIDLRPVTPQPDLKWLALTIDPQSYQVQEIEFANAYGDLTHINFSQLQLNIKLPADFFSFTPPPGVEVVKEMM, from the coding sequence ATGACAATCAGGTTTTGCCGGTTGGGACTGTTAATGCTGCCCGTACTACTTTTATTGTCCCTCCTGAGCAGCCCGGCAGTCGCCCTTACCCCCCAGGAGGTGGTAGCTCAGGTGCAACAAAAGTATGATATCACCGGCGCGTTTAAGGCCTATTTTCGGCAGGTCTCCAGCCGGCGGGCCTCGGGAGCAACCGATACCGCGGAGGGTTGGGTATATTTCCGCAAACCTTGTCAGATGCGGTGGGAATATCTCAATCCCCCTGGACAGCGTAAAGAGGTTATCGCCGACGGCCAGCAGGTCTGGATTTATATCCCTCAGGACCACATGGTCTGGGTTTATCCGTTGGCGCAGGTTATGCGTTCCGATCTGGTGATGCGGTTTTTTTCCGGGATGGGCAATCTTCAGCAAGATTTTACCATTGCCTGGCGGCGTCCTTATCGGGAAGGTGTGCCGCTGAAGATCGACCTCAGACCAGTAACCCCCCAGCCGGATCTGAAGTGGCTGGCACTTACCATCGACCCCCAATCCTATCAGGTGCAGGAAATCGAATTTGCTAATGCCTACGGTGATCTGACCCATATAAACTTTAGTCAGCTCCAGCTCAACATAAAATTGCCGGCGGATTTTTTTAGCTTTACCCCTCCCCCTGGCGTAGAAGTGGTAAAAGAAATGATGTAG
- the lipA gene encoding lipoyl synthase: MKFPGWLADRLAVLQHHSLLPNYHKTNLILRNLQLKTICQSGRCPNLGSCFSQRVATFLILGEVCTRGCRFCAVARGQPASVAEDEPFRLLQAVRELGLSHVIITSVTRDDLADGGAGHFAQVVRTVRLGTRGVSLEILTPDFGGRAAALESVAASGPEVWGHNIETVPRLYRRVRPGADYYRSLQVLSQINYLTPKVMTKSGLMLGLGETPDEVYQVLQDLRTAAVELVTLGQYLAPSGAHSPVARYVLPEEFAHWSQVACELGFKGVAAGPLVRSSFQAKELYRNARLA; this comes from the coding sequence ATGAAATTTCCGGGGTGGCTGGCAGACCGATTGGCCGTTCTCCAACATCATTCATTGCTTCCGAATTATCACAAAACTAACCTGATTTTGCGCAACTTGCAACTGAAAACTATATGTCAAAGCGGCCGTTGCCCTAATCTAGGCAGTTGCTTTTCTCAGCGGGTGGCGACCTTCTTGATATTAGGAGAAGTCTGCACCCGGGGCTGCCGGTTCTGCGCCGTGGCCCGCGGCCAGCCGGCGTCGGTGGCCGAAGATGAACCCTTCCGTCTGTTGCAGGCCGTACGGGAATTGGGTCTTTCCCATGTCATCATAACTTCGGTGACCCGGGATGATCTGGCTGATGGCGGCGCCGGCCATTTTGCTCAGGTGGTGCGCACTGTCCGGCTGGGAACCCGAGGCGTCAGCCTCGAAATCTTAACTCCGGATTTCGGCGGCCGCGCCGCGGCCCTGGAGTCAGTCGCAGCCTCGGGCCCAGAAGTCTGGGGGCATAACATCGAGACCGTGCCCCGGCTTTATCGTCGGGTGCGGCCGGGGGCCGATTATTACCGCTCGCTTCAGGTTCTTTCCCAGATCAATTACCTGACGCCGAAAGTCATGACCAAATCCGGGCTGATGCTCGGTCTGGGGGAGACCCCGGACGAGGTTTATCAGGTCCTCCAAGACTTGCGGACCGCAGCCGTGGAATTGGTCACCCTGGGACAATACCTGGCTCCTTCCGGGGCTCATAGTCCGGTAGCCCGGTATGTGCTGCCGGAGGAGTTTGCCCACTGGTCCCAGGTCGCCTGCGAACTGGGCTTCAAAGGAGTGGCTGCCGGACCGCTGGTACGGAGCTCTTTTCAGGCTAAAGAATTGTATCGGAATGCCCGCCTTGCTTGA